One region of Spirochaetaceae bacterium genomic DNA includes:
- a CDS encoding ATP-binding protein, which translates to MAGPPGVGKTHLAISLAVAAAESGRRVYYGTLAGLIESLMDAKAAGDLSRRLRVLTHPALLVVDEIGYLPVTQDGAVLFFQLINARHERASTVLTSNKGFEDWGGVLGDEVMAAALIDRLLHHCHIVNIRGNSYRMREHRNLMRPASEQPSQGVAL; encoded by the coding sequence GTGGCGGGTCCGCCAGGAGTCGGGAAAACGCATCTGGCCATCAGCCTGGCCGTCGCCGCCGCCGAGTCCGGCCGTCGCGTCTACTACGGTACCCTGGCGGGACTGATCGAATCGCTCATGGACGCCAAGGCCGCCGGCGATCTCTCCCGTCGGCTGCGGGTCCTCACCCATCCCGCATTGCTTGTGGTGGACGAGATCGGCTACCTGCCCGTCACCCAGGACGGCGCCGTGCTCTTCTTCCAGCTCATCAACGCCCGCCACGAACGAGCCTCCACCGTGCTCACCTCCAACAAGGGCTTCGAGGACTGGGGCGGCGTCCTCGGTGACGAGGTCATGGCCGCCGCCCTCATCGACCGGCTGCTGCACCACTGCCACATCGTCAACATCCGCGGCAACAGCTACAGGATGCGCGAGCACCGGAACCTGATGCGGCCCGCGTCCGAGCAGCCCAGCCAAGGGGTTGCGCTATGA